A single window of Hymenobacter sp. APR13 DNA harbors:
- the gcvP gene encoding aminomethyl-transferring glycine dehydrogenase codes for MLLKTKPADVFVDRHNGPDEAAVAEMLRVIGVESIDQLIDETVPAAIRLKKPLNLPAALTERAFLAKFKGIAGKNKLFKNYIGLGYHDTQLPAVIQRNILENPGWYTAYTPYQAEIAQGRLEALINYQTMIIDLTGLEIANASLLDEGTAAAETLHMFHSLSKKKNATRYFVSEQVLPQTIDVLRTRATPIGIELVVGDHRTADLTDETLFGAILQYPAADGAVYDYTDFISKAHDNNLFVTVAADLLSLTLLTPPGEMGADAVVGNSQRFGVPMGYGGPHAGFLATKDAFKRVIPGRIIGQSIDAAGNKAYRMALQTREQHIRREKATSNICTAQVLLSVLAGMYAVYHGPQRIRQFASNVHALTRTLDTELHALGLEQANEFYFDTLDIQLESKELQNAIRQEAESAGINFRYFEQDGTARVGISLNQNTELEDVQDIVAVFSKVLGRDVRQVAQADEVEVTWTDNLIRKSEYLTHPIFNSHHSEHEMLRYMKQLENKDLSLAHSMISLGSCTMKLNATAEMIPVTWPEIGGLHPFAPREQAAGYTEIFHDLEKWLCEVTGFDAVSLQPNSGAQGEYAGLLAIKGYHDARGDHHRNVALIPASAHGTNPASAVMAGMTVVVVKSTEEGNIDVADLKAKAEQYADRLSCLMVTYPSTHGVYEETIIDICATIHQHGGRVYMDGANMNAQVGLTSPATIGADVCHLNLHKTFCIPHGGGGPGVGPIGVVADLAPYLSGHVLVDADGRKAGAVTSAPWGSASILPISYAYINMMGGEGLTQATRIAILNANYIKARLEEHYPVLYTGSNGRCAHEMILECRHFKKAGIEVEDIAKRLMDYGFHAPTVSFPVAGTLMIEPTESESKEELDRFIEAMISIRKEIAEVEAGNADAKDNVLKHAPHTAATVLVHDWERPYSREQAVYPTEYARSYKFWPTVSRIDSAYGDRNLICSCTPIEQYTDAEEKLVETDKGPSY; via the coding sequence ATGTTGCTGAAGACCAAGCCCGCCGATGTGTTCGTGGACCGTCACAACGGCCCCGACGAAGCTGCCGTAGCCGAGATGCTGCGCGTTATCGGCGTGGAGTCGATTGACCAGCTCATCGACGAAACCGTGCCGGCCGCCATCCGCCTCAAGAAGCCGCTGAACCTGCCCGCTGCCCTCACGGAGCGGGCTTTTTTGGCGAAGTTCAAGGGCATTGCCGGCAAGAATAAGCTGTTCAAAAACTATATCGGCCTGGGCTACCACGATACCCAGCTGCCGGCCGTTATTCAGCGCAACATTCTGGAAAATCCGGGCTGGTACACCGCCTACACGCCCTACCAGGCCGAAATTGCCCAGGGCCGCCTCGAAGCCCTGATCAATTATCAGACGATGATAATTGACCTCACGGGCCTGGAAATTGCCAACGCCTCCCTGCTCGACGAAGGAACCGCCGCCGCCGAAACGCTGCACATGTTCCACTCCTTGAGCAAGAAGAAAAACGCCACCCGCTACTTCGTGTCGGAGCAGGTGCTGCCCCAGACCATTGACGTGCTGCGCACCCGCGCCACGCCTATTGGTATTGAGCTGGTAGTAGGCGACCACCGCACCGCCGACCTCACCGACGAAACCCTGTTCGGGGCCATCCTGCAGTATCCCGCCGCCGACGGCGCCGTGTACGACTACACCGACTTCATCTCGAAAGCCCACGACAACAACCTGTTCGTGACCGTGGCCGCCGATTTGCTGTCCCTGACGCTGCTCACGCCTCCCGGCGAGATGGGCGCCGACGCCGTGGTGGGCAACTCCCAGCGCTTCGGGGTGCCGATGGGCTACGGCGGCCCCCACGCCGGCTTCCTGGCCACCAAAGACGCCTTTAAGCGCGTGATTCCCGGCCGCATCATCGGCCAGAGCATCGACGCGGCTGGCAACAAGGCCTACCGCATGGCCCTGCAGACCCGCGAGCAGCACATCCGCCGCGAAAAAGCCACCAGTAACATCTGCACCGCCCAGGTGCTGCTGAGCGTGCTGGCCGGCATGTACGCCGTGTACCACGGCCCGCAGCGCATCCGCCAGTTTGCCAGCAACGTCCACGCCCTCACCCGCACTCTCGATACCGAGCTGCACGCGCTGGGCCTGGAGCAGGCCAACGAGTTCTACTTCGATACCCTCGATATCCAGCTGGAAAGCAAGGAGCTGCAGAACGCCATCCGGCAGGAAGCGGAGTCGGCGGGCATCAACTTCCGCTATTTCGAGCAGGACGGCACGGCCCGCGTGGGCATCTCGCTCAACCAGAACACTGAATTGGAGGATGTGCAGGACATCGTGGCCGTGTTCAGCAAAGTGCTGGGCCGCGACGTGCGCCAGGTAGCCCAGGCCGATGAGGTGGAGGTAACCTGGACCGACAACCTGATCCGCAAGAGCGAGTACCTCACGCACCCCATCTTCAACTCGCACCACTCCGAGCACGAGATGCTGCGCTACATGAAGCAGCTCGAAAACAAGGATTTGAGCCTTGCTCACTCCATGATTTCGCTCGGCTCGTGCACCATGAAGCTCAACGCCACCGCCGAGATGATTCCGGTGACCTGGCCCGAAATCGGGGGCTTGCACCCCTTCGCCCCGCGCGAACAGGCCGCCGGCTACACCGAAATCTTCCACGACCTGGAGAAGTGGCTGTGTGAGGTAACCGGCTTCGACGCCGTTTCCTTGCAGCCCAACTCGGGCGCGCAGGGCGAGTACGCCGGCCTGCTGGCCATCAAAGGCTACCACGATGCCCGCGGCGACCACCACCGCAACGTGGCCCTGATTCCGGCTTCGGCGCACGGTACCAACCCCGCCTCGGCCGTGATGGCCGGCATGACGGTGGTCGTGGTGAAAAGCACCGAGGAAGGCAACATCGACGTGGCCGACCTGAAGGCCAAGGCCGAGCAGTACGCCGACCGCCTGAGCTGCCTGATGGTGACCTACCCGAGCACCCACGGCGTGTACGAGGAAACCATCATCGACATCTGCGCCACCATTCACCAGCACGGTGGCCGCGTGTATATGGACGGGGCCAACATGAACGCCCAAGTGGGCCTCACCTCGCCCGCCACCATCGGGGCCGATGTGTGCCACCTGAACCTGCACAAAACCTTCTGCATCCCGCACGGCGGCGGCGGACCCGGCGTAGGCCCCATCGGCGTAGTGGCCGATTTGGCTCCTTACCTGTCGGGCCACGTATTGGTAGACGCCGACGGCCGCAAGGCCGGCGCGGTTACCTCCGCGCCCTGGGGCTCGGCCAGCATCCTGCCGATTTCCTACGCCTACATCAACATGATGGGCGGCGAAGGACTGACGCAGGCCACGCGCATTGCCATCCTGAATGCCAACTACATCAAGGCCCGTCTGGAAGAGCACTACCCCGTGCTTTACACCGGCTCGAACGGACGCTGCGCCCACGAGATGATTCTGGAATGCCGCCACTTCAAAAAGGCTGGCATCGAGGTGGAAGACATTGCCAAGCGCCTGATGGACTACGGTTTCCACGCGCCCACGGTGAGCTTCCCGGTAGCCGGTACGCTGATGATTGAGCCTACCGAATCGGAAAGCAAGGAGGAGCTGGACCGCTTCATTGAGGCCATGATCAGCATCCGGAAGGAAATTGCGGAGGTGGAAGCCGGCAACGCCGATGCCAAGGATAACGTGCTCAAGCACGCCCCGCACACCGCCGCCACTGTATTGGTGCACGACTGGGAGCGTCCTTACTCCCGCGAGCAGGCCGTGTACCCCACTGAGTACGCCCGCAGCTACAAGTTCTGGCCCACCGTGTCCCGCATTGACTCGGCCTACGGCGACCGGAACCTGATCTGCTCCTGCACTCCCATCGAGCAATACACCGACGCCGAAGAGAAGCTGGTCGAAACCGACAAAGGCCCGTCGTATTAG